The following DNA comes from Phycisphaerae bacterium.
TTGGAGCAGTTCCATGTTGTTGACGTTGAAGCCGCCGATGGCGAAGCCGCCGTCGTAGGCTGCCTTGAACATCTTTTTCGTGGCTACCAGGGGCATCGGTTACTCCTTTTGAGGTATTGTGCCGGGTGTTGGCTGTGTTTCCGTGTTTCCGCCGTTGTGCCGACCCGTGCTGCGCCGGTTTCCGGGAAACCAAGGTTTGCGCGGCACCAAAAGGGAGAATTATACGAACTGGCCAATGCCTGTCAAACAGTTTTGGGCCCAAGACGCGGCGGAAAGTGAACCGGTTGCCCTAGTCGAAGCCTCCCCTGAGCGGGGTTTTGCGCTTTTTCTGGGGTTTGGCCGGTTCGGCGGCGGGTTGATCCGTCAGGTCGCCGGTGTAGTCGGGCATGGAGGAGAGCTGTTTGACCGACAGGGCGATCCGCCGGGCGTCCTCATCGACGCTGAGGACCTTGGCTTTGACGGTATCGCCGGTCTTGAGCACGTCGGTGACCGAGCGGACGCGGCCTTCGGTCAGTTCGCTGATATGGATGAGGCCTTCGACGCCGTTGGTCAGTTCGACGAAGGCTCCGAAATCGGTGGTGCGGGTGACGGCGCCTTGGACGACGGTGTTGACCGGCCAGCGGGCGGAGGCTCCGGTCCACGGGTCGTCGCCGACCTGTTTGACCGAGAGGCTCATCCGCTTGTTGGGGGCGTCGAGATTGAGCACGCGGGCCTGGATGATTTCGCCTTCGTGAAGGACCTCGCTGGGATGGCGAAGCCGGCGGTCGTAGGTGATCTCGCTGATCGGCAGGAGGGCCTCGATGCCCTCCTCGACCTCGACGAAAGCGCCGAAATCGGCGAGCCGGGAGACGCGGCCGGTGACCACGGCGTTGACGGGCCACTTGGCCTCGGCCCCTTGCCACGGATCGGGCATGACCTGCTTGAGGCCCAACGAGATTCGCCGCGCCTCGCGGTCGATCTTGAGGATCATCAGCTCGAGCTGCTGGCCCTGCTTGACCACCTCGCTGGGGTCGGCGACGTGCTTGTGGGCCATGTCGCGGACGTGGAGCAGGCCGTCGACGCCGCCGATATCGACGAAGGCCCCGTAGGGCATGATATTGCGGACGGTGCCGTGGACCACGCTGCCTTCGGTGAGGGTCTGGAAGGTCTGTTCGCGTTTCTCAGCGGCCTCTTCCTCGAGGACGGCGCGTCGCGAGACGACCAGGTTCTTTTCCGAGCGTTTGACCTCGGTGATGCGGCAGCGGACCTTCTGGTTGACGTAGGACGAGAGGTCGTCCTCGACCCGCCAGAGTTCGATCTGGCTGATGGGCATGAACGCCCGGATGCCGTTGATGTTGAGTTCGAGACCGCCCTTGTTATGGCCGGTGACGCGGCCTTCGACGACCTGATCCTTGGCCACGCTGTCCCAGTCGGCCTCTTCGGCTGCGCCCGGGCGGGCCAGGAGCATCAGGCCTTCTTCCTCGTTGTAGCTGCGGATCACTACGTCGATCCATTCGCCGACCTTGGGCAGCGGGTCGTCGGCGTAGTGGCTGGCCGGCAGGAGGCCCTGGGTCTTGCCGCCGAAATCGACGAAGATATCGTCGCCGTGGATGGCGAGGACCTTGCCCTTGCGGGCGGCTTTGGAGCCTCGGGAGGCGGCCTCTTCGGCGTCCATCATGTCGAAGACGGTGGCCCCTCCAAAGGCCTCTTCGAGTTCCCGCTGGAGCTCGTCGTCGGTGTTTTCACCGGCTGCGCCGGTAAGGCGGCGCTGGTCGTCGGCGCTCATCTGGGGCTGGTTTTGGGGTGCCTGGTTTTCCCGCTCGAATGCGTTCTGTTCGCTGGTCATGCTTTTCCTTCCGAACCCTGTCAATCCACCATGACGGCGACGGGGGAAGCGTTCGGAGATCCACCGGTCGCGCGTTGCTGCACGTGGCCGGGGCCGCACAAGTCAAGCCCCGACGACGGGAATTATACTCATAAGTTAACCGAAGGCAACGGTTTGTCGGGGCCGGACGATGCATAAATGGCGGGGCGTCGGTGGGGCGGTGGACGGCGGTCGGTACGGCCGCCGGTGGCCGAGCGGGGGCTTGTCGGGGTCCGTTCGGCTGGATATGCTTGTCCGCCAGTGTTTTGGGCGGTCAGATCGACTGGGACTGTAAGTGGAGCGATGGCGATGCCGGATACGACGTGGTTTGCCGAATGCGGGTGGGGAGCGTTCTGTCACTATTTGACGGGGCCGGAGACGACGGCGGCCGAGTGGAACCGCCGGGTGGAGTCGTTCGACGTGGGCCGGCTGGCTGAGCAATTGGTGGAGGCGGGGGCGAGGTTCTTTTTCATTACCTTAGGGCAGGGGTCCGGGCACTACTGTGCGCCGAACGAGACGTACGACGAAATCACCGGCATTCGGCCGAGCAAATGTTCGCAGCGGGACCTGGTGAGCGATCTGTACGAGTCGCTGAGCCGCGAGGGGATCGAACTTCTGGCCTATGTGCCGGCGGACGGGTCGTGGGCGGACCATGAGGCCCGCAAGGGGCTGAAGATGCCGGTACACTGGAGCGACGGCGTGAAGCACGAGTGGCACAATCCGGAGGACTGGAAGAAGTTTCGCCAGCCGGAGTTTCAGAGCCGCTGGGAACAGGTGTGTGCGGACTGGTCGCGGCGGTTCGGCGGCAAGGTCCGCGGCTGGTGGGTCGATGGGGCGTACGCCCAGCCGCAGCGGTACCCGGAAGACGAGCCGCCGAATTTCGCGACCTTTGCCGCCGCCCTTCGGGCGGGCAATCCGGAGGCGATCGTGGCGTTCAATCCGGGCGTCATGACGCCGGTGATTCACTACACCGAGCACGAGGATTAT
Coding sequences within:
- a CDS encoding S1 RNA-binding domain-containing protein produces the protein MTSEQNAFERENQAPQNQPQMSADDQRRLTGAAGENTDDELQRELEEAFGGATVFDMMDAEEAASRGSKAARKGKVLAIHGDDIFVDFGGKTQGLLPASHYADDPLPKVGEWIDVVIRSYNEEEGLMLLARPGAAEEADWDSVAKDQVVEGRVTGHNKGGLELNINGIRAFMPISQIELWRVEDDLSSYVNQKVRCRITEVKRSEKNLVVSRRAVLEEEAAEKREQTFQTLTEGSVVHGTVRNIMPYGAFVDIGGVDGLLHVRDMAHKHVADPSEVVKQGQQLELMILKIDREARRISLGLKQVMPDPWQGAEAKWPVNAVVTGRVSRLADFGAFVEVEEGIEALLPISEITYDRRLRHPSEVLHEGEIIQARVLNLDAPNKRMSLSVKQVGDDPWTGASARWPVNTVVQGAVTRTTDFGAFVELTNGVEGLIHISELTEGRVRSVTDVLKTGDTVKAKVLSVDEDARRIALSVKQLSSMPDYTGDLTDQPAAEPAKPQKKRKTPLRGGFD